In the Terriglobia bacterium genome, one interval contains:
- a CDS encoding helix-hairpin-helix domain-containing protein — translation MKIKHLAASLVLAILLTAGSGMAQAPSSKSAAGQKTTQKTTSLLDINSASKQDLMALPGIGDAYAQKIIDGRPYRAKNQLVQKKIIPQATYDKISGQIIAKQNTAGKK, via the coding sequence ATGAAAATCAAGCATTTAGCGGCTTCGCTGGTCCTGGCCATCCTTTTAACAGCGGGTTCCGGGATGGCCCAGGCCCCTTCATCAAAGTCGGCTGCGGGTCAGAAAACCACCCAGAAAACCACCAGCCTGTTGGATATCAACTCGGCCAGCAAGCAGGACTTGATGGCGCTTCCCGGGATCGGTGATGCCTACGCGCAGAAGATCATCGACGGGCGGCCTTACCGGGCGAAAAACCAGCTGGTGCAGAAGAAGATCATCCCGCAGGCGACCTACGATAAGATCTCGGGCCAGATCATCGCCAAGCAGAATACGGCGGGTAAGAAATGA